The following is a genomic window from Mycobacteriales bacterium.
ACGCGGTCGCCGGCGTCGAGGTGGCCGGCCACCGAGATCGCGCAGTCCACGGCCACCCAGCACATGAGCTTGGAGTAGAGGAAGTCCCGCGGCTCGCCGCGGATCTCCCAGATCCCCTGGTCCTGGTCCCGCCAGCGGCGGGCGGCGGTGTCCGCGGCCGCGGTCAGGAATCGCCGGGTCACCGGGTCGAGCTCGCCGAGCTGGTCGACCAGCCGCTGCGCGGCGCCGAGCAACTCGCCGTAGACGTCGAGCTGCCGCTGCAGCCACGCGCCGTTGCCGACCCGGACCGGGCGGCTGTCGCGCCAGCCGGCCAGGTGCGGCAGCTCCCGCTCGGTCAGGTCCCGCTCGCCCCCGACGCCGAACATGATCTGCAGGTCCACGTCGCGCTCCAGCTGGGAGGCGGCGGCGTCGGCGAGGAAGGTGAAGAACTTGTTCGCCTCGTCCGGACAGGCCGCGACCCACAGGGCCTGCATGGTCAGGCTGGCGTCGCGGACCCAGGTGTAGCGGTAGTCCCAGTTGCGCCCGCCGCCGACCGTCTCCGGCAGCGACGTCGTCGCGGCGGCCACGATCGCCCCGGTCGGCGCGAACGTCAGCGCCTGCAGCACGCGCCCCGAGTGGTGGACCAGTTCCCGCCATGGGCCCTCGTAGTGCTGGTGCATCGCCGACCAGGACCGCCAGCCCTCGACGGTGTCCTCGATCCGGCTGGTGATGTCCCCGGCCGGAAGCGGGGCCAGCGGCGGGCCCGCGATCCGGCCGTGGCCGAGTGCGAACACGGCCTCCTGCCCGGCGCTCAGCCGGATCCGGGCGGTCGCCGTGTCCCCCTCGACGTCGAAACCGACCGGGGTGGACAGCAGCAACCGGTCGGCGCCGCCCCGGGCGGCCAGCCCGCCGGGGACCGGAACCAGGATGGGGTGGACGAGCCCGTACTCCGGCCGGGGCGCGTAGGTGATCTCCACCTCGATCGTGCCCCGGGTGCAGGCGAGCCGGCGCAGCAGCACGCTCGGCGACCGGGTGCCGAGGTCGTGCCCGCGCTCGTTGCGGCCGACCGCGAGGGCGTCGGTGAGCACAGCCGTGCCGCCGGCGGTGGTGAAGGTGGTCTCCAGCACCATCGTCTGGTCGGCGTACCGGCGCTCGGCCCGGAACTCCCCCGCCGGCCGGATCGCGAAGCGCCCGCCGGCCGGGTCGAGCAGGTGGCAGAACACCGACGGCCCGTCGAAGCGGGGAAAGCACAGCCAGTCCACGGAACCGTCCCGGCTGACCAGGGCGGCCGAACGGCAGTCCGAGAGCAGCGCGTACTCGCCGATCGGCAGGCTCTCCGTCACGTGTTCCTCCCCGGGCGGCCCCGAGGCCGTCCTCGGCACCACGACGGACCGGGGACGACGACCGCCGGTTGATTGTGCCGGGCCGCCGCGCCGCCCGCCGCCACGGCTCACCCCGTCCGGCCCGCCGTGCGGCCCGGACGGTCGGCGCGGCATGCTGGGCCGATGCGACGTTCCCTGCTGGCGGCCACGGCCACGGCGACGGCGACGGGCGCGGTCGCGGCGGGCTATCTCGGCCTGGTCAGCGGCGCCGTGCCCGTCGACCTGGGCCTCGGCCGCCGCGTCCGGCCGCTGGGACCCTTCGGCATCGACATCGAGGCCCCGGTCGGGACGGTGTTCGACGTCCTGTCCGAGCCGTACCTGGGCCGCCGGACCCGCGCCGTGGCGGAGAAGATCGAGATCCTCGAACGCGGCACGGACATGGTGCTCGCCGCGCACCGCACCCCGCTGCGCACCGGCCTGGTCGCCACCACCGTGGAGACGGTCCGGTTCAGCCGGCCCGGCCGTATCGACTTCCGGCTCACCCGGGGACCGGTCCCCCACGTGGTCGAGCAGTTCCTGCTGACCGGCGCGGCGGGCTCGACCCGGCTGGACTACACCGGCGAGCTCGGGACCGACCTGTGGGCGCTGGGCAGACGGTGGGGAGACCTGGTCGCGGGGCCCTGGGAACACACCGTCCGCGCGACGTTCACCGCCGTCAAGGCCGAGGCGGAACGTCGCCACCGCCGGGGACAGCCACCCCCGGCTCGACCCTGACCGATCCCGATCAGCCGCCACGCTGTCATTCGCCCGGGTCGACGTCCTCGGGCGAAGCGGGCCGGTCCGACCGCAGTGCCGCGCCGGCCGCGGGTCCTGGGGTCCCTGTCCGCCAGTGGGTCGCTGCCCGGACGTGCGAGGGATCAGGCGCCGACGTACGCG
Proteins encoded in this region:
- a CDS encoding glycoside hydrolase family 15 protein; translation: MTESLPIGEYALLSDCRSAALVSRDGSVDWLCFPRFDGPSVFCHLLDPAGGRFAIRPAGEFRAERRYADQTMVLETTFTTAGGTAVLTDALAVGRNERGHDLGTRSPSVLLRRLACTRGTIEVEITYAPRPEYGLVHPILVPVPGGLAARGGADRLLLSTPVGFDVEGDTATARIRLSAGQEAVFALGHGRIAGPPLAPLPAGDITSRIEDTVEGWRSWSAMHQHYEGPWRELVHHSGRVLQALTFAPTGAIVAAATTSLPETVGGGRNWDYRYTWVRDASLTMQALWVAACPDEANKFFTFLADAAASQLERDVDLQIMFGVGGERDLTERELPHLAGWRDSRPVRVGNGAWLQRQLDVYGELLGAAQRLVDQLGELDPVTRRFLTAAADTAARRWRDQDQGIWEIRGEPRDFLYSKLMCWVAVDCAISVAGHLDAGDRVPDWSAARDEIRAAILEQGWNEGAGAFTQAFGSEDLDASNLMLAITGFLPGDDPRMKATIDATAERLTDDRGLVYRYVGGDGLAGEEGTFLLCTFWLAQAQALAGDVEAAAVTFERAVAVINDVGLLAEEVDPHSGEMIGNFPQAFSHVGLINAAWAIAQAGHRA
- a CDS encoding SRPBCC family protein is translated as MRRSLLAATATATATGAVAAGYLGLVSGAVPVDLGLGRRVRPLGPFGIDIEAPVGTVFDVLSEPYLGRRTRAVAEKIEILERGTDMVLAAHRTPLRTGLVATTVETVRFSRPGRIDFRLTRGPVPHVVEQFLLTGAAGSTRLDYTGELGTDLWALGRRWGDLVAGPWEHTVRATFTAVKAEAERRHRRGQPPPARP